One segment of Trichlorobacter ammonificans DNA contains the following:
- a CDS encoding two-partner secretion domain-containing protein, with the protein MNRVYRLIWSRLREAWVVVSEAVRGSGGAAPVTVGNLLAAALLASSAGTVYALPTSPTVVSGTAGIVSSGGTMTITNSANAIINWQGFSIGQGETARFIQPSALSAVLNRVTGGDPSKILGALQSNGKVLLINPNGILFGPNSRVDVNGLIASTLTITNEDFLAGRMKFSAGPTAGKVENRGSIATPSGGGVYLIAPAVENSGVITAPNGDVLLAAGKEVLLVDRRSPEIAVVVTAPAGESLNLGTIVADAGRIGMYGSVVRQKGRISANSAVQDAQGRIFLKSSGETTVASGSVTSADGSGTASGGKVIVWSDGATVVDGTISAKGGEQGGNGGFVETSGTYLKVADTARISTIAANGRSGIWLLDPNDFTIAPSGGDMTGATLATNLNSGNIVIETAVMGTAGNGDIFVNDAIAKTGTADTSLTLKAERSISINAPISSSGGKLDVVLNAHAQSDTAPGSVWINKNITTNGGSLIVGGGLDPAVTAAIGYGSATNDQLYGVYVETATISTGGGNIIIRGQGVAGSPFDADGINLANTVQLHAQGGNITLAGRTGDQPTIGTIGTAGIYSDAVIDTTGSGAISLTGRGGLGTGKSNIRGINLSGGTIRVENGTLSIIGYGGDATGSNNKGVRLHGSLSTPLQLQSTGSGSISITGGPCPSGCINTPTSNNEGVLLNSQYVTVVSAGGTISITGIGTGTGSGNSGVSLLGSITAGTAFGAGAITISGTGSAGSAGIQQSGSGTLQAAALATSSVRGTLLGNVNQVASYSASNLTSGDITFNNAATTLTLSGANINNNGGGNVTITNAGTIRSVGWVQTSGNGSISLSATGGSAIIGNALISGNDNAGAGAVSVIASGTTSDIELNTTNIYSGATGGGSGAISLTAGRDVKLNPAAVSTTGSVTVQGGQNVLLNGPITAGSVHIDAAAGGSISGTGTISAPSVNLQHLGGGSMIGVANAPLKTSGASSISVGFNAAGPGAVYLDHTGSATLQNLFTTGTATPIAISATQDITATSMGAGTADLKLTAGNQLTLPSLQVLSGGNVTLTANRVAMQANSGINAIGGTVWIKSTDSARGIDLGSTTDLAATSLELSSSELNSIVATAVRIGTTAGGNLVMTSAIAPTGFSTLSLESGGTVTQEGAGTLSIANLAIQALGAVDLSAASNSVTNLAASIGNNANPNKNFTFRNNAPLNVGTVAGIAGISTYVSGIYNTEVPDGIIALTGNGALTQSTGALLGGKAVYAKGDTVSLSLLNPTGIIAGEATGGSFQYTSGNGIWVTTVAGAPGIQNTGTGGNIALTGSSIAQDALISTRDVTGGGGFNLSLVSSGPVSLRHAGNNVSSISADLRTGSGSLSFLNNADLTTGSITTNGNYVDIGVPTANQITVSGSIATGTGESSVIKLSGGGITYASSAVTNSGIIALQSTDPAKGITLSGGVLGAANTGVVEMTTDRLTLSGGTVVANATNGAISISPHTANTPIVVGTGGAPGTLYISDTSITTFNAPDFAIGSIAGNPSRAVSGAISVETAIARAGKRVGLFSGAGITQVASIIADSLGVIAGGPVNLNTSNQVHNLAIETNSGAIDFTNSSALTITALAGGAKNPSAITGVTSIGGGNIQVTASAGTITLASPVVTDTTDSTVILAAPGGAIVDAVASGAGVAAKDLALYAATGIGSGFGGSGFPLKTRVSMLTAENTGGSGDINIVNSGALTTSGWVSNGNPANVSGGRISIIANSPLTIAGSGGIAALNEVWLEAGATGGGIASDILTIDGDVFSGTNKTVTLRAGSGIVENGTVRTAGGIVRQAHLNGTPSCSTGQAWSGSSCAPIACSAGYVLVGSSCEPITCSPGYQLAGSICQPTISTCAATPILPGCSTVLPSLDTCIAAPSITGCSVVLPMLAICTTAPSTPGCSVVLPSLETCITTPSAAGCSAVVPSLADCTASPAMPGCSAVLPTLATCTSASATPGCSVVLPSLAACVATPAIAGCSAVLPALADCAANPSRAGCVAVVPVQEQGPLSQAVNQVVNAVKQMHTTPVAPTGVVLVSLAPAGNDAEQSSPATISSGSVPAPSSGSPDSGDSQSSGNTSGEKDKGKDKQNDQQPAGREKKDEKPKNNYCN; encoded by the coding sequence CATCCTGTTCGGTCCCAACAGTCGGGTCGACGTCAACGGTCTGATCGCCTCCACGCTGACCATCACCAACGAAGACTTTCTGGCGGGCCGGATGAAGTTTTCGGCTGGTCCGACGGCCGGCAAGGTCGAGAATCGGGGGAGCATTGCCACGCCGTCCGGCGGCGGCGTGTACCTGATCGCGCCAGCTGTTGAGAACAGCGGGGTGATCACGGCTCCCAACGGTGACGTACTGCTGGCCGCCGGCAAGGAGGTGCTGCTGGTTGATCGCCGGAGTCCTGAGATTGCGGTTGTGGTGACGGCTCCTGCCGGCGAATCGTTGAACCTTGGTACGATTGTCGCTGATGCCGGTCGTATTGGCATGTACGGCAGCGTGGTGCGTCAGAAGGGGCGTATCAGCGCGAACAGCGCGGTGCAGGACGCCCAGGGGCGGATATTCCTGAAGTCGTCCGGGGAGACAACGGTTGCAAGCGGGAGCGTAACATCGGCGGACGGTAGCGGCACTGCCAGCGGCGGCAAGGTGATCGTCTGGTCCGACGGTGCAACGGTCGTTGATGGCACGATCAGCGCCAAAGGCGGGGAGCAGGGGGGCAACGGCGGATTTGTCGAAACCTCGGGAACCTACCTGAAAGTAGCCGATACGGCCCGAATCAGCACAATTGCCGCCAACGGCAGGTCCGGCATCTGGCTCCTCGATCCCAACGATTTCACCATTGCCCCGAGCGGGGGCGACATGACCGGTGCCACCCTGGCGACAAACCTGAACAGCGGCAACATTGTCATTGAAACCGCCGTCATGGGGACCGCCGGCAATGGCGATATTTTCGTCAATGACGCTATTGCAAAAACCGGTACAGCCGATACATCGCTCACCCTCAAGGCTGAACGCAGCATCAGCATCAATGCGCCGATATCATCAAGCGGCGGCAAGCTGGATGTGGTGCTGAATGCTCACGCCCAGAGCGACACCGCACCGGGTAGTGTCTGGATCAACAAGAACATTACCACCAACGGCGGCAGCCTGATCGTCGGTGGTGGCCTCGATCCTGCCGTGACGGCCGCCATCGGCTACGGCAGCGCAACCAACGACCAACTGTACGGAGTGTACGTCGAAACAGCTACCATCAGTACCGGTGGCGGCAATATCATCATCCGTGGCCAGGGGGTTGCCGGCTCACCATTCGATGCTGACGGCATCAACCTGGCAAACACGGTGCAACTGCACGCCCAGGGGGGCAACATAACCCTGGCGGGCAGAACAGGTGACCAGCCTACCATTGGCACCATCGGCACTGCGGGTATCTATTCGGATGCGGTTATTGACACCACCGGCAGCGGTGCCATTTCCCTGACCGGTCGTGGCGGCCTGGGCACCGGCAAGAGCAATATTCGCGGGATCAACCTGAGTGGCGGCACTATCCGGGTTGAGAACGGCACGCTCTCCATTATTGGTTATGGTGGCGATGCGACCGGAAGCAACAACAAAGGAGTGCGCCTGCATGGTTCGCTCAGCACCCCCCTGCAACTTCAGAGCACGGGAAGCGGCTCGATCAGCATAACCGGCGGACCGTGCCCGTCCGGTTGCATCAACACCCCCACCAGCAACAATGAGGGGGTGCTGCTGAACAGTCAGTATGTAACTGTTGTCAGTGCCGGGGGGACGATCAGCATTACCGGTATCGGCACCGGTACCGGGAGCGGCAATAGCGGTGTCTCCCTGCTGGGAAGCATAACCGCAGGCACGGCATTCGGCGCGGGTGCGATCACCATCAGCGGCACCGGTTCCGCGGGCTCTGCAGGCATTCAGCAGTCAGGCAGCGGTACACTCCAGGCGGCAGCGCTTGCAACCAGCAGCGTGCGCGGTACGCTGCTGGGCAACGTCAACCAGGTTGCGAGTTATAGCGCCAGCAACCTTACGTCCGGGGATATTACCTTCAACAATGCGGCGACCACCCTGACGCTGAGCGGTGCTAACATCAACAACAACGGCGGCGGGAACGTCACCATAACCAACGCCGGCACCATCCGTAGCGTCGGCTGGGTGCAGACCAGCGGCAACGGCAGCATTTCATTGTCGGCGACCGGCGGTTCCGCCATCATTGGGAACGCTCTGATAAGCGGCAACGACAATGCCGGCGCCGGTGCGGTCAGCGTGATCGCCAGCGGGACAACCAGCGATATCGAGCTGAACACGACCAACATTTACAGCGGTGCCACCGGCGGCGGCAGCGGGGCGATCAGCCTGACCGCCGGCCGCGATGTGAAGCTGAATCCGGCGGCGGTCTCGACAACCGGCAGCGTCACCGTGCAGGGTGGACAGAACGTGCTGCTGAACGGGCCGATAACAGCAGGCAGCGTCCATATCGACGCTGCCGCGGGAGGCTCTATCAGCGGCACCGGTACCATTTCGGCGCCATCCGTCAATCTGCAGCATCTGGGAGGGGGCAGCATGATCGGTGTTGCGAATGCGCCGCTGAAAACCAGCGGGGCGTCCAGCATTAGTGTCGGCTTCAATGCCGCCGGTCCCGGGGCGGTCTACCTGGACCATACCGGCAGCGCCACATTGCAAAATCTGTTTACCACAGGCACGGCAACGCCGATCGCAATATCGGCCACGCAGGACATTACGGCAACCAGTATGGGTGCCGGCACTGCCGATCTGAAGCTGACGGCCGGCAATCAATTGACGCTGCCATCACTGCAGGTGCTTTCCGGGGGAAACGTCACGCTAACGGCAAACCGGGTAGCCATGCAGGCGAATAGCGGCATCAACGCCATCGGCGGAACGGTCTGGATCAAGTCGACGGACAGCGCACGAGGTATTGATCTTGGATCAACCACCGATCTTGCCGCAACAAGCCTCGAACTTTCCTCCAGTGAGCTTAACAGCATAGTCGCTACTGCCGTGCGGATCGGCACCACGGCCGGCGGCAACCTTGTGATGACTTCCGCCATAGCGCCGACAGGGTTTTCAACGCTGAGTCTTGAGTCGGGAGGAACGGTTACACAAGAGGGGGCGGGTACGCTTTCTATCGCCAACCTGGCGATTCAGGCGCTGGGTGCCGTCGATCTTTCAGCCGCCTCCAACAGCGTCACCAACCTTGCCGCAAGCATCGGCAACAATGCTAATCCGAACAAAAACTTCACGTTCCGCAACAACGCCCCCTTGAATGTGGGGACTGTCGCCGGCATAGCCGGTATCTCCACCTATGTCAGCGGCATCTACAACACCGAAGTTCCGGATGGCATCATCGCGCTTACCGGCAACGGAGCACTGACGCAATCGACCGGTGCCCTGCTGGGTGGCAAAGCGGTCTATGCAAAGGGGGATACGGTTAGCCTGTCGCTGCTCAATCCCACCGGCATCATAGCAGGGGAGGCCACCGGCGGCAGCTTTCAGTACACAAGCGGCAATGGCATTTGGGTAACGACGGTTGCCGGTGCGCCCGGTATTCAAAACACCGGCACCGGCGGCAACATCGCGCTGACCGGCAGCAGCATCGCTCAGGATGCGCTTATTTCAACCAGGGACGTGACCGGCGGTGGTGGGTTCAACCTGTCACTCGTCAGCAGCGGTCCTGTGTCTCTGCGACATGCCGGCAATAATGTCAGTTCCATCTCAGCAGATTTACGCACCGGCAGCGGAAGCCTCTCATTTCTTAACAACGCCGATCTGACGACGGGCAGTATCACCACAAACGGCAATTACGTCGATATCGGCGTGCCCACTGCCAATCAGATCACCGTCAGCGGCTCCATTGCCACCGGTACGGGAGAGAGTTCCGTCATCAAGCTCTCGGGCGGAGGGATAACCTATGCTTCTTCCGCCGTAACCAATAGCGGCATCATTGCGCTACAGTCGACCGACCCGGCAAAGGGCATCACTCTGAGTGGCGGGGTGCTGGGCGCCGCGAACACCGGAGTTGTTGAGATGACCACCGACAGGCTGACCCTGTCCGGCGGCACGGTTGTAGCCAATGCAACGAATGGTGCCATCAGTATTTCTCCCCATACCGCAAACACGCCTATCGTTGTGGGTACCGGGGGTGCTCCCGGCACGCTGTACATAAGCGATACCAGTATCACGACCTTCAACGCGCCCGATTTTGCCATCGGCTCAATTGCGGGAAACCCCTCTAGAGCCGTGTCAGGCGCCATTAGTGTAGAAACGGCGATTGCCCGCGCCGGCAAGCGGGTCGGGCTGTTTTCAGGGGCAGGGATTACGCAAGTTGCTTCCATAATCGCTGACAGCCTGGGAGTCATTGCCGGCGGCCCGGTGAATCTGAATACATCCAATCAGGTGCATAACCTGGCAATTGAGACCAACAGTGGCGCCATTGATTTTACCAACAGCAGTGCGTTGACGATCACTGCACTGGCCGGAGGCGCTAAAAATCCGTCAGCCATTACCGGGGTAACAAGCATTGGCGGCGGCAATATCCAGGTGACGGCATCTGCCGGCACCATAACGCTGGCATCACCGGTTGTTACGGATACTACTGACAGTACCGTGATCCTGGCCGCTCCAGGCGGTGCGATTGTCGATGCCGTGGCTTCCGGCGCTGGCGTTGCGGCAAAAGATCTTGCCCTCTATGCGGCTACCGGCATCGGCAGCGGATTCGGCGGCAGCGGTTTTCCGCTCAAGACCCGGGTTTCGATGCTGACGGCGGAGAACACCGGCGGTTCCGGCGACATCAACATCGTCAACAGCGGTGCCCTGACCACGTCCGGCTGGGTCAGCAACGGTAACCCTGCCAATGTGTCCGGGGGACGGATCAGCATCATTGCCAACAGCCCCCTGACCATCGCTGGCAGTGGCGGGATAGCGGCACTGAACGAGGTCTGGTTGGAGGCTGGGGCCACCGGGGGAGGCATTGCCAGCGACATCCTGACCATTGACGGCGATGTCTTCTCGGGCACCAACAAGACCGTTACCCTGCGCGCGGGCTCGGGTATCGTCGAAAACGGCACCGTTCGTACTGCCGGCGGCATTGTCCGCCAGGCGCATTTGAACGGTACGCCCTCCTGCTCAACAGGGCAGGCGTGGAGTGGCTCCTCCTGCGCTCCAATTGCTTGTTCCGCGGGATACGTACTGGTTGGCAGCAGTTGCGAGCCGATCACCTGTTCTCCCGGCTATCAGCTTGCCGGCAGCATCTGCCAGCCGACTATCAGTACCTGCGCCGCAACGCCGATATTGCCGGGATGCAGCACGGTTCTGCCTTCACTGGACACCTGCATAGCCGCACCGTCCATTACTGGCTGCAGCGTGGTACTGCCGATGTTAGCCATCTGTACCACTGCGCCAAGCACGCCCGGCTGTTCCGTGGTGCTTCCGTCCCTTGAAACCTGTATCACAACGCCGTCAGCTGCCGGCTGTTCAGCAGTAGTGCCGAGTCTGGCTGACTGTACTGCCTCTCCAGCCATGCCGGGATGCAGTGCAGTGCTGCCAACACTGGCAACCTGTACATCCGCATCAGCAACACCAGGATGCTCCGTTGTCCTGCCCAGCCTGGCCGCCTGCGTTGCCACTCCGGCGATAGCTGGCTGCAGCGCGGTTCTTCCTGCGCTGGCCGATTGTGCCGCGAATCCGTCGCGTGCCGGTTGTGTGGCGGTTGTGCCGGTGCAGGAGCAAGGACCGCTCAGTCAGGCAGTCAATCAGGTGGTCAATGCGGTTAAGCAGATGCATACCACGCCGGTTGCTCCAACTGGCGTGGTCCTGGTTTCCTTGGCACCAGCCGGTAATGATGCTGAACAATCGTCACCAGCGACGATATCGTCAGGGAGCGTTCCGGCACCATCTTCCGGTTCGCCTGATTCCGGCGACAGCCAGAGCAGCGGCAACACGAGCGGTGAGAAGGACAAGGGGAAAGACAAGCAGAATGACCAACAGCCAGCCGGTAGAGAGAAAAAGGATGAAAAACCGAAGAACAATTACTGTAACTGA